ACTTTTAATAATAGTTTTACTCGTAATGCTTTTTGTAAATTAATTTTTTATTTCAATTACTTGAAGAATAATCTCTCTTAAAAATCGAATCTTAAAATGCTCTAAAATTGTAAATTTTATGTTTTAAATAGCTTTGGAAAAAGTTTAAAAATTAGACTTGCAATATATAGTGGCTTTATGCCACTATATGTTCATCGAAGGTCATCAGACAAAAAGAGGATGATATGGCTATCCAGCTTTTAGATGCGGCAAGAAATGAAATTCCAGTGAAATTCACGCAGTTTTCTGGTGGAGAGCGTCATGTTCAAATTGATGAGACAACGTTGGGTTCACTATCTGGTAAGGTATTGGTCCGCGCCAAAATGACCTCAAGTCACGATGTGATGGACTATTTGTTACTTGAAAATATATTGCTGACTCAAGGCTTAACCGTTGACCTAGAAATTCCATATTTTCCATACGCACGTCAGGACCGTATTTGTGCAGTAGGCCAAGCATTTTCACTTGATGTGATGACGAAGCTACTTAATATCAATGCGGATAAGAAAGCAGGCAAACAAGGCAAGGTGACTGTTTGGGATTGCCATAGTGAAGTCACTACAGCCTTACTCGCTGCAAATACTTCTTTTAGAGAAGTTGTGAATGTTAGTTCAGTCGACATCATCGCAAAGAGTGAAGCACTGAGCACATTGTTAAAAGATGAAAAAACAGTACTGATTTGCCCAGACAAAGGGGCGAAAGCACGTACACAAATGGTTGCAGACGCTTTTAATCTTGAGCGTAAACAACCAATCACTATTGTTCAGTGTGATAAAAAACGTGACCCAGTGACTGGCAAAATTTTAGGTACGCATGTACATGCGACTGATTTATCAGGTCTAACAGCGGTCATTACCGATGACATTTGTGATGGCGGTGCAACCTTTATTGGTATTGCCAAAGAACTTCGTCGTCTCAATTGCACTAAGGTCGTTCTATATGTGACCCACGGTATTTTCAGTAAAGGAATAGAGGTTTTTGATGGATTGCTTGACCAGCTATTTACCTCGGACAGCTTTCCACAACAACCATCAGACAAAATTTCAGTAATTGCTTTTGCAGCAAAATAAAGAGAATAAAGATGACTATTAAACTTAATCCATTAAACGCTATCGATTTTTATAAAGCTGATCACAGACGTCAGTATCCGAAAGGCACAGAGTATGTATACGCCAACTTTACGCCGCGTTCATCTCGACTTGCTAAAATGTTGCCTGACTTTGACGATAAAGTTGTGTTCTTTGGGCTTCAAGGTTTTATTAAACACTTTTTAATCGATACGTGGAATGAAGGCTTTTTCAAGCAACCTAAAAATAAAGTGGTGGCTGCATATAAACGCCGTATGGATAGTTCATTAGGTGAAGGTGCTGTACCTGTTGATCACGTTGAAGCATTACACGATTTGGGATATTTACCATTACGCATTAAAGCATTGCCAGAAGGTAGCCGCGTCAATATGCGTGTACCTGTACTCACCGTCATTAATACCGATCCACGTTTCTTTTGGTTAACTAACTATATCGAAACGGTATTAAGTGCTGAGCTTTGGAAAAGCTGTACTACCGCCACGATTGCCTATGAGTACAAACGCTTATTAACTCAATATGCTGTAAAAACTGGCGCACCACTCGATTTTGTACCTGTGCAAGGACACGATTTTAGTAGCCGTGGTATGAGTGGAATTTATGATGCTGCACAATCAGGAGTAGGTCACTTAACCAGTTTTATTGGAACAGATTCGGTTGCTTCAATCGACTACGCAGAAGAATATTACAATGCAACAGGTGTGATTGGGGTATCTGTACCAGCGACCGAACACAGTGTGATGTGTATGGGCACAGAAAACAGTGAGCTAGAAACCTTTAAGCGTTTAATTTGCGAGCTTTATCCGTCGGGTGTTGTCAGTGTTGTATCTGACACTTGGGACTTTTGGCGAGTGATTACCGAGTTTACGGTGGCTTTAAAACCTGAAATTTTGGCGAGACAACCCAATGCTTTAGGCTTGGCTAAATTGGTTTTCCGTCCAGACTCTGGTGACCCTGTTAAAATTATTTGCGGCGACCCAGACGCTGGAGTTGGCAGCCCAGCTTATAAAGGCGCAGTTGAATGTTTATGGGAAGTGTTTGGCGGTACAACAACTGAGCAAGGCTATAAAGTACTTAATGAGCGTGTCGGCTTAATTTATGGTGATTCGATTACCTTAGACCGCGCACAGCGCATTTTAGAAGGGCTAGAAGCCAAAGGTTTTGCTTCAAACAACTTGGTGTTTGGGATCGGTAGCTTTACCTATAACTACTTAACTCGCGATACTTTTGGGTTTGCTGTTAAAGCGACTTGGGGTCAGGTAAATGGAGTAGGTCGAGAGCTGTTCAAAGACCCAATTACTGACTCAGGTGTGAAAAAATCTGCGAAAGGTCTATTACGCATTGAAGAAAGTGAAAATGGTTTTACCTTGTTTGATCAGCAAACAGCTGAACAAGAACAAGGCGGAGTACTAAAAACCGTCTTTGAAAATGGTAAACTTCAATATGAGTGTACTTTGGATCAAATTCGTGAGCGTTTATCCATCGCATAACTGAGTTTAGATGAGTCGTTGCAAGTGTATCGGCTCATCGTTTTTATTAAGAGGCTGAACGTGACTATTCAAACTGAACAAGAATTCCTTGCCAGTTATGATCGCCGAGATTATGACGCACCTTTACTCACAGTAGATATGGCTATTTTCTCGGTATTTAATGGTCAGTTGCAGGTATTACTCATTAAGCGCCCCAACTTTCCAGCCAAAGGCCAATGGGCTTTACCGGGTGGTTTTGCCGATTTAACCCATGATCAAGACTTGATGGCCACGGCATATCGTAAGCTGGTCGAAAAAACAGGAATTGCTTCACCTTACTTGGAACAAGTTGCTTCTGTCGGTAATGCTAAACGTGACCCGCGTGGCTGGGCAGTAACCATTTTGTATTTTGCATTAATCGATTTTAATGCCTATCAACACCAAGCTTTGGCTGAGTACAGCGAATGGGTGCCTGTAGCAAAAGCAAAAGATTTAGCATTGGCGTTTGATCATAATGAATTGCTCAGTTTAGCTTTAGAGCGTTTAACCAGTAAAACTCGCTATACCGCTTTGCCAGCTAGTCTCATGCCCGAGTTATTTACACTGACCGAGCTACAGACTATTTATGAAATTATTCTTGGACAATCCTTAGATAAAAAAGCATTTAGACGCCGTATGATAGAAGCGGGTGCAGTTGAAGAAACCAACCACAGTAAAATTGTGGGCAAACGACCAGCTCAGCTTTATCGCTATGCACTCGATTCTTTCGATTTTATATTTCCTCGCTCACTCGAATTACCCAGAAATAAAGAGGGTGAAGATAAGCAAAACAATGAGCTTTCTGACTAGCGCATCTTGATGCACTTTGATTTATAATGCCGCGCTTATGATTGATGTCATGTTTTGATCAGCACTTTGCCTATGTCACACGTTTCTCCCTGCTTCCAGCAAAACCAGTTTTTTGTGTTGGTGGAATATCTCACTTCACTGCATGAAATTTATCCTGTGAAACATGAGTTTGCAGGATATCCGGCTGCAATGACATTGGCAGATCGCGTACATTCAGATCATGATATCGCGCCGCTTGAAGCCAGCAAAAGTTACCCTGACTCAATCGATAAAGTTTTACACTTTTCAGGTAAGGCCCGAGACATACAAGACTTTGAGAGCTTTTTAGAACAAGCTCAAGCAGCCAATATTCAAAACTTGTTATTGCTTACAGGCGATAAACTCAAAGAACACCATAATGGTCGAGATGGACAACCTCGTAGTCGCTACTTAGAGTCGGTAAACGCCGTAATGGCTGCCAAGCAGCATGGCGGGTTTCGTATTGGGGTTGCTTTTAACCCATTTAAATATGTTGAAGCTGAGCGTGATGCACAGTATTTAAAACTACATAAGAAGATTAAAGCAGGTGCTGACTTTATCATTACCCAATTGGGCTATGACATTGAAGCCTTAAAACAAGCCAAATCATTTTTAATGAAGCATGCTTATTCGCAGCAAATACTGGCTTGTGTAATGCCACTGACTTTGGGCCGAGCCAATTTTATGGTGAAGCATAAAGTCGCGGGTATTGTAATTACCCCACACATGTTAAAAGTTTTGGCAGATGAAAAACAGGCAGGGCATACAGACCGAGTTTATTTGCGCTGTGCTTTACAGATTTTGATATGTAAACATTTAGGGTTTGCAGGAATTCACTTATCTGCCTGCCATAAGCCAGAAGAGCAAATGCTGCTTGAAAGCTACATTGAGCAATACAGACATTTGGAACTTAAAGCTTTAGAAGAGCTTTGGAATTCACTTTGGCAAGTCACGACAGGCAAAGAGTTTTCACCTGAAATTTCTCGGTTTTCACGTCAGCCAACGTCTAAACAATTAATTAAATATCGCCAATTGCATGTTATGCATGAAGCAATGTTTGGATCAAAAATTGCTAAAGGCGTTGGACGGTTTATTTTTAAAGCGTCCTTTTGGGAAAACTCTTTAGTAGCTAAAGTATTAATTAAAACAGAAGTGCTGAGTAAACATAGCCTAGTCGGTTGTGAAAGCTGTGGTCAGTGTCGCCTAAGCGATACTTTATATATTTGCCCTGAAACGTGTCCAAAAGGTTTAGCCAACGGGCCTTGTGGCGGTACAACTTTAGACCGCTGTGAATTTGGTGACCGTGAATGCATTCATTCAGTCAAAGCAAGACTTGCTAAAGCTGTTGAACAAACTGAAATATTAAAAGAAAAACTGATTCCAACTGTGCCTATTGAAACTAGGGGAACCAGTTCTTGGAAAAATTGGTATTTAGTGACTGAGGCTTAAGTTTTGTATAACTTCCTTGATTTGATTTTGTTAAAAAACTAATTCACATGCTAAAGCACGGCAATAATTTAAAAATAACAATTGTTTGGCTTAATTATGTTCAATCAAGATGACTACCGAGGAGTATAATTAAAGCGAATCTTTTGCGTTAAAAGGAAAGCTGTCTCAATGAAAAAGTTGGTTGCTGTACTTGCTGTAATTGTTGTTTTAACTGGATGCGTTTACGACCCTGTTAATTACGACAAAATACACGACCAAGAGTTCCAAGACCACCTCAGGCAAAACGGTTAGTAATAAAAAGCCCACTCAATGAGTGGGTTTTAGTTTTTAAAAAGCGCACTGCACCATTTGAGTGACAAACAGATTCATACCTTCGCACAAAAACTCTCACAACATCCTGATTTAGCAAGCCAGTTTGCAGTCAAAGGTGAAAGTTACGATCAACTCGCAGCATGTATAGCTGTAAAACTTAGCAATCCAGCTCAGGTCAAATAACGGGAACCATATCCAAGTAATTTGGATTCAAAGGCTTATTGCGGGGGGCAGTTTTTAGAAATAGGTTTTTTAACTCCTTGTTTATTTATTTGAATTAGCTGAAAGTATATATTGTATTTATAAGCTAGCTTATTGTTTACTTCATTAGGAAAATATTCTTTCTTAGAAGTTAATAAAATGAAAAATTATTTAATAGGGTTAGTTACTGCTTTAGGTTTAACTGGATGTGTGGCATTACCAAACATCGACTATTCACAGCAAAAAGTTGAACGGTTTAATCCAGTTAAGAATTGGATTAGTGTAGATTCTGCTTCAGTTAAAGATATACCTAATGGTAATGAAATCTTTAAGTTGAAAGGGGGGAGCGAAGTTTATGTGTTCAGATATCAAGACGAATGGGCATTAATAAATCCAAATTCTCATACACAACAGTGGATTGATACTAAGTATTTATGTAGTTTTTCTGGTTGTTATACTCCTCCAATTATTTTTAGAAATGCTAAAAGTAGTTTTAATAACAGGGAATCTATTTACTCAATTCAACAACGTGAGCCTAAAAGGTATAGCAATACTAAAACTAGAAGTACCTCTACTACTCATACTTCAAGAACCTATAGTCAAACTACTAATAATTCTTGTTATTGTACTTCTGGTACATATTGTGTTGGGCCTAGAGGTGGACATTATTGCCTTAATAGCACGGGTTCTAAAAGATATCTTCCAAGATAGATAGAGCAAACTTTGGAAAACCCTGCTAAATAACGATTATTATCGTTTTTTTATTTTATATACAGGTTATTTGCATTTAAAAACTAGGTCTATTTGATATAATTCATGAAAATATCAAAGGTTATAAAAATGGATAAGCCTTTTCCACTATTTTGTAATGAGCGCATTAATTTTATGAATAGAATATTATTATCTTTTATAAGTTTATTAATTATTAGTCCAGTGTACAGTGCTGATGATTTTTTCGAAAAAAAACCTTCTATTTTAATTGCTAAAGATGAAGAGGCTCAAAATACTAAAAGTGGTGAGAGTGTTGTTTTTTTTGAGTCAGCAATGCAACAAAAAATAGATCGTACAAATCAACTTTTTAGAAGGGCTGAGCGAGATAAAGATGTTCTATTCCAAACGTCAAATATGACTGATTATGATAAATCACAATATTACAGAGAAAATAAGTTTGCTAATTATAGAGGTTATTCACCATACATTGAATCTACACCTAATAGAAAAGTAATTTCAGAAAAAGAATATGAACAGCTAATGGAGCAAAAAAGAAAAGAGAGAAAAGTTGATCGAAGCCTTTGGTACCTATTAGATAAGTAATTTCAGAAGATAAATTTCAATAGTTAAAAGTGGCATAGTAAAACTAGAAAATTAATATTTTTACGAACAAAATATAGCTATTGCCTACCAAATCAAAAAATAGATATGTTATAGAAAAGGATGGGATGAGTATTAAGTTCAAAGGAAGCACTTAACCGATCTTCTTAAAGTTCGATGGATTTCGTTAAATAGGTAGATGATGACCGCACTTTTAGAAAAGGATTTCAGCCCGTCTGAGTTTACATTGTTTTCTGAAATATTATGGAAACTTGGCTCAGGAAAAGGGCAATATAATTTACGTGAAAATATCATTGCAGATATTGCCATCTTGTTACGGGCTGATTTTGCTGCGTCTTATATTTGGGATTCAAGGCATAACTTATCGAAAGATGGTGTGATATGGAAAATCGACCCAAAAGCGATGGAAGACTATGAGTGTATTTGGCAATTTGATGACCCCATTACTGCACAGCTTCATAAACTCCAGAAACCGACATTTGTAAACGAGGTCATGCCTCTCGCAGACCTGAAAAAAACAGGCTATTACAATGAGTTTTTAAAAACGTATGGTTTGTATCACGGTATAAATATTTATTTTGTCCGAAATGGTATGGATATTGGTGATTTACGCATTTGGCGTGCACAAGACGCTGACATGTTTGGCGAGCGTGAAAAAAGAATATTAAATCTGCTTGAACCTTATTTTACCCAAGCCTTACCACTAGATTTATCAACACAATATGGTTTGACTCCACGAGAACAAGAAGTGGTTCATTTGGTCTCTAAAGGTTTGAGTGATAAAGAGGTGGCAAGTTTACTTGGTATTGGTTTTACTACTTTAAGAACCCATCTGAATAATGCTATGAGAAAAATAGGCTGCAATAATCGCACTGAAATGGCTTTACTCGTTCAACATTAAAGCAAAAGCAATCCTCAATTTTGAGGATACGAATTATCGAGCAATTTGTACTAAGTTCTTAAGATCACAACTTAAATGGATTTTAAGTCATCATGTCAAATGCAGTGGAAAAAAATAATTGGATTGAAACACTCGATTTAGCCAATGCTTCAGTAGATATCATTACTAAACTGATTCAAGAGAGAAAAGTATCTTGCGAAGAACTTGTTCATCATTACTTCGCCACTATTGAAAAACAGCAATCTTTAAATGCATTTATTAGTACAGATAAAAATTCTGCAATTCAACAAGCTCAATATTGGGATAAATATCTACTGAGTGGAAAACCATGTCCGGTTTTGATGGGCATTTTAATTGCGGTTAAAGATAATATTCATGTTGAAGGTTTCCCTAACAGTGCAGGCACACCAGCTTTAGCCAACTTTAAGCCTCAAAGCTCTGCACCGATTATTCAAAAGCTCATTGATCACGGTGCGATCATTGTTGGTAAAACCAATATGCATGAATTGGCCTTTGGGGTAACGGGTTATAATACAGCCATGCATATTGAAGGTGTTGTGGGTACACGAAATGCGGTAAACCCATTACATATTGCTGGCGGGTCTTCTTCAGGTAGTGCTGTGGCTGTTGCCGCGGGAATGGTTCCGATTGCGATTGGTACAGATACTGGCGCTTCGGTTAGATTACCGAGTGCCTTAAATGGTTGTGCCGGCTTTCGTCCAACGGTAGGACGATATTCACAAAACAGTATTACCCCAATTTCACATACGCGGGATACGGCTGGTCCTATTGCACACACAGTATCTGACATTATTTTAATTGATCAGCTCATCACCCAAAAGCCAAAGAAAAAACCATTACAGCCTCATCAAATTAGGCTCGGTATCAATCCATATTTTTGGAATCATTTAGATGAAGATGTTCATGAACAGGCGCATATTGCACTTGGTCTTTTAAAAGAAGCAGGAGTTGAAATTATTAATGTCGATATGCCGAATTTAGAACAACTCAATCACGCTATTTCATTTCCTGTAGTTGTCTATGAAGGCAAATATGACCTTATTCAATATTTAAAACATCATCATGTAAATTTGACTATTGAGAATGTAGTTGATCAGATCTCAAGCCCAGATGTTCAGGCAATTTTTAAACAGAATATCGTTCCTCAATTAATTCAAGATCAGACGGGGCAACTTGTTCCTGTTCTACCTTTCTATGAAAAGGCCATCAGTGAAGCTCGGCCTCAATTGCTTGAACTCTACCAAAACACTTTTAAAGCGCATAACTTACATGCTTTATTATTTCCGACATCACCGATTGTTGCACCGCTAGCAAATGAACAAGTCAGTTCAATTGAAAATTTCCAGACACTCATTCGAAATACAGACCCCGGCAGTAATATCGGATTACCAGGGCTGAGTTTGCCGATTGGAAAGGGAGCGAAATCGAAACTAGCCGTTGGATTAGAAATTGATGGTTTACCTCATCATGATAGTGAAATAATTGCGATTGGGATGACTTTAGAAGAAATATTTAAGGTTTTAAATAAGTAAAAAAAACCGATAATTCTCTATTTTCTAAATAAAAAAGAGTTAAAAGTAACTCTTTTTTAGATTAATTTTGTTTTTGAATAATGCTTGGTTTCTCAAAAATAAGTTGGATTTGGTCGGAAAGTTTTTATATTATTTTATTTAATATTGTTAATCATAAATACATATTTAATAAGCTGTGCTTTACTATGCTTGATAAATCTGCATATTTATATTTTATGCTTCTATAAATATTATAAAAATTCTCGAAGAATTTATTTAAATTACATATTGCTCTAAGTAAATCAACATAAGTTATACAAAGTAAAAGCTAATTTTTAATATTGATGCAATAAATTTTTCTACCAATTAATCACTTTTACATAAATAATTATATTTACAAGTTGTTGATTTTATTTGTTTAAATTAATTTTTAAAGAAAGGTTTTATAATTGCATTTTTTAAAAAATATAAAATTACATAATTTTTAAACATATTTTTTATAGCATGCCGTGTATTGGCGTAAATAGAAAAAATATATGTCAAAACGGTCAATGATATTTAATCGATTTAAGAACCATAATTTGCACCAAATTTTACGCTGTCACGATTCATTGAATAAACCAAGTGAAAAGTTACGTAAAAAAGACGCTAATAGTTTATTGGTGTAAATAAAAAATCGAATATTACAAATAAACGGAATGAATATGGATAACGTAGCTCAGCTAGAAACTGACACTAATTTCCAAAGTCGAAAGAAAATAACTTGGGGTGTTTTTAGTGTCCTGCTGTTATTTTTAATCGCAGGCATTATATATTATTTTTTTGTATACCGATTTTATCAATCTACTGATAATGCTTATGTTCAGGCAGATGTTACTTGGGTCATGCCAAAGATTTCAGGCGAAGTGATTGAGTTATTAATTAACGATAATCAGTTTGTAAAGAAAGGGGAAACTTTGGCGGTATTAGACCACCGCGATTACCAAGCTCGTTATGATCAGGCGAGTTCTGTCGTCAGCTTAAAAGAAGCGGCGCTTGGTGTACAACAGCAAAATGAAAAGTCTGCTAAATCTTCCATTACTGAAGCAAAGAGTGGTGTAGTGGCAGCGCAAGCAGATTTAACTCGTTTAAGAAAAGATTTTGAACGTTATCAAGATTTACTGAAAGATGGCGTGATTACCCGTCAAAACTTTGAAGGCATTCAGTCTCAATATTTAACAGCTCAGGCACAACTCAGCAAGGCACAAGCCGCCGTCAATGCAGCAGAAGCTCAGTTGGGGAGCTTAAAAGCCAGTCGAGCGCAGCTTTTAGCAGATATTCAAAGTGCTCATGCAAACTTAAACCTATATCAGGTCGATCTGGCATCATCAAAAGTGGTGAGTCCTGTAGATGGCAAAATCGGTAGCCTTGCAATCCAGAAAGGCTCACGTGTTTCTCCGCAAACTCGCTTAATGGCGATCATTCCTGAAAACAGTTTGTATGTACAAGCGAATTTCAAAGAAACCCAAATTGAAAAAATGCATATTGGTCAGAAAGTTGAACTCAAACTTGATGCCTATCCAAGCCTAACCTATAGCGGAAAAATTGAGAGCTTTTCACCAGCTTCAGGCGCAACTTTCTCACTCATGCCACCAGACAATGCCACAGGCAACTTTAACAAGGTTGTTCAGCGTATTCCTGTGCGTATTGCCATAGATTCAAGCCCACATATTGATTTGATAAAACCCGGAATGTCGGTGAGTGCCACCGTTGACCTAAGAACTTAATAATAAAATTTTAGGTAATAAGACATGAATAAGCACCTTGAGGCCGAGTGGGGATTCCCAGCAAAAACTGCATGGGCAATTTTTGCTGCCATGATTTTTGGTAACTTCATGGCGATTCTTGATATTCAGATTGTGGCGAGTTCTCTAAACGAGGTTCAAGCTGGTATGAGTGCAAGTCGTTACGAGGTCACTTGGGTGCAAACGGTTTATTTAATTGCCGAGATTATTGCAATTCCCATGTCGAGTATTGTCTCGCGGGTACTTTCAACACGGGTGTATTACACCATCTGTGCAATTGGTTTTACGGTCAGTTCGTTACTTTGTGCCTTGGCATGGAACTTAGAAAGTTTATTAGTTTTCCGTGGCATTCAAGGTTTTATGGGCGGCGGCATGATTCCGACCTCCATGACCGCGTTGTATCTACTTTTCCCTGAAGCAAAACGCTCATTGCCGTTAGTCATGTTTGGAATGATCAGTACTTTGGGCCCAGCGATTGGCCCAACCATTGGCGGCTGGTTAACCAATAACTTCTCATGGCACTGGATGTTCCTGATTAATATTATCCCGGGCATTATCATTGCTACGGTCATCTACTCGGGTCCAAATATTGATCGTGCAAACTATTCACTCATTAAAAGTATGGACTGGTTCAGCCTCGTTGGTATGGCCATGTTTTTGGGTGGGCTTGAATATTTCCTTGATGAAGGTGCACGGCATGACTGGCTTGCAGACACAGGCGTTCGGCTTGCTTTCATGATTTGCGTTGTGGGTGGCATGATTTTCTTCTCTAGAAGTTTTACCCAGCCTAAGCCTTTGCTCGATTTGTCCGTATTTAAAAACAAAAACTTTACCTTAAGTGCCATCACAACTTTTGTGATTGGCATGGCGCTCTATGGCTTGGGTTACATGATTCCTGTGTTTCTTGGGCAAGTCCGTGAAATGAACAGTAGCCAAATTGGTCACGTCATGATGGTGACAGGCATTGTCATGTTCTGCTTTGCACCGTTCCTTGCGTGGCTCATTCCCAATTTTGATACCCGCAAAACTGTATTTGTCGGAATGATTCTGGCTGGTTTTGGTGTATGGCTCAATTCTCACCTCAGCATTCACAGCGATTATGACTTTATGTTCTGGCCGCAAATCTATCGTGGCATTGGCCTCATGATCTGTCTGATTGTGGTTTCGCATTTAGCCATGAGCACTTTGCCACTCAGTAAAGTTGCCGATGCCAGCGGTATTTATAACCTGATGCGTAATATTGGCGGAGCGGTTGGGCTAGCTCTCATTAACTCATCTTTAGATTGGCTGACTGCGCTTCATGTTACCCAGATTAATCAGTCGATGACACCGCAAAACTGGATTTTTACAGAACGACTTGACCAACTCACGGCGCAATATCAGGAAGTCGGCTCAAATGCACAGCAAATTGCGCTCAGCGTGATCTATCGTGACATTCATTTTCAGGCGCTTACATCTAGTTTTAATGATTTATTACGCATGCTCGCAATCATCATGTTTGTGACCGCCTTTTTAACCATCTTTATGGATCGGGGGAAGAAAATGAATATGTAGCGATTTAGAAATAAAGGGCAGCTTTCAAAGAATGAAAAACAATAGGGCATATCAAAACGTATCCCTTCATAGAAAAAGAACATTTTTATGAGTTTTCTTATATCGGTAGATGAGATCGGAAAACTCGCAAATTAGAGGTGGAAGGTTAAAGGATTATGATTAATACAACGTATAAATTGATTTCAAAATTGAACCTGAAAAACACGACTTATGGTCAATATTTTGAAAAAGAGCAAATCGATACAGAGCGATTAAAAGTGATGTATTCCATTTACGAACAGTATTATGAAAATACGAGATTTTCTATTTTCGTAGATGATTTTAAAAATAAAAGTGGTGCGATCTTAATTTTTGACTCGGAAACAGATGAGATTGTGGGGTTCTCAACCGTTGTTGTGCAGCACTTCTATTTAAACGGTAAAGACTACACCGTGTTATTTAGCGGTGATACGGTCATTTTGAAGAAGTTTTGGGGCACGCGTAGTCTGCAAAGTACCATGCTCAAACTCATGATCAAGCTTCGAATCAAATATCCATTTAACGAGCTCTATTGGCTTCTCATTTCTAAAGGCTATAAAACCTATCTCTTACTTGCCAATAACTATTATGTGTATTACCCAAATATTAAAGATGAAAATCAGCATCTCTCGGAAGTGGTTGAGCACTACTGTGAGAAATTCTTTGGGGAATACTACGACCGTGAAGCTGGCTTATTAAACTTTGGTGATGACTATCAACCATTAAAAGGTGAAGTCGCACCGATTACTGCCGAAATGAGACAAAAGAACCCAAATATTCATTTCTTTGAGCAAATGAATCCAACATGGAGTGCGGGTACAGAATTACCGTGTATTGGTCGATTAGGCTGGAAAGATCTTGCGCGTTTCCCAGTAAAGCTCATCACCAAACCCACGAGTAAGGGAAAATTTGAAGCCTGTGTAACGCATAAAACAAAACGTAGAGAGGCCATCCAATGAAATCTAATGAATGGCTAACTTTGGGTTCGCATCTGATTTTAAAAAAATGGTGTGATGCATCCGATCGTAATTTTCAAAAACAGTTTAATGCTTTAGAAGCGACACAACGTCAAATTCTGCATTCGATTTTACAGACCTCTACATTTGCTAAAGACAAAAAAGTTCAAAGCTATGAGCAGTTTGTAAAATCATTTCCTGCGACACGTTATGGCGCATGGCGAGAAGACATTCAACGTTACCGTGAACAAAAGCTGTCACTCTCTAGTAGTAAGCTGGTTCGTTTCCAGCCAACCAGTGGCTCGAGT
This genomic stretch from Acinetobacter oleivorans DR1 harbors:
- a CDS encoding phosphoribosyltransferase family protein — encoded protein: MAIQLLDAARNEIPVKFTQFSGGERHVQIDETTLGSLSGKVLVRAKMTSSHDVMDYLLLENILLTQGLTVDLEIPYFPYARQDRICAVGQAFSLDVMTKLLNINADKKAGKQGKVTVWDCHSEVTTALLAANTSFREVVNVSSVDIIAKSEALSTLLKDEKTVLICPDKGAKARTQMVADAFNLERKQPITIVQCDKKRDPVTGKILGTHVHATDLSGLTAVITDDICDGGATFIGIAKELRRLNCTKVVLYVTHGIFSKGIEVFDGLLDQLFTSDSFPQQPSDKISVIAFAAK
- a CDS encoding nicotinate phosphoribosyltransferase; translated protein: MTIKLNPLNAIDFYKADHRRQYPKGTEYVYANFTPRSSRLAKMLPDFDDKVVFFGLQGFIKHFLIDTWNEGFFKQPKNKVVAAYKRRMDSSLGEGAVPVDHVEALHDLGYLPLRIKALPEGSRVNMRVPVLTVINTDPRFFWLTNYIETVLSAELWKSCTTATIAYEYKRLLTQYAVKTGAPLDFVPVQGHDFSSRGMSGIYDAAQSGVGHLTSFIGTDSVASIDYAEEYYNATGVIGVSVPATEHSVMCMGTENSELETFKRLICELYPSGVVSVVSDTWDFWRVITEFTVALKPEILARQPNALGLAKLVFRPDSGDPVKIICGDPDAGVGSPAYKGAVECLWEVFGGTTTEQGYKVLNERVGLIYGDSITLDRAQRILEGLEAKGFASNNLVFGIGSFTYNYLTRDTFGFAVKATWGQVNGVGRELFKDPITDSGVKKSAKGLLRIEESENGFTLFDQQTAEQEQGGVLKTVFENGKLQYECTLDQIRERLSIA
- the ntrR gene encoding ADPR responsive transcriptional repressor NtrR, with the protein product MTIQTEQEFLASYDRRDYDAPLLTVDMAIFSVFNGQLQVLLIKRPNFPAKGQWALPGGFADLTHDQDLMATAYRKLVEKTGIASPYLEQVASVGNAKRDPRGWAVTILYFALIDFNAYQHQALAEYSEWVPVAKAKDLALAFDHNELLSLALERLTSKTRYTALPASLMPELFTLTELQTIYEIILGQSLDKKAFRRRMIEAGAVEETNHSKIVGKRPAQLYRYALDSFDFIFPRSLELPRNKEGEDKQNNELSD
- a CDS encoding methylenetetrahydrofolate reductase C-terminal domain-containing protein produces the protein MSHVSPCFQQNQFFVLVEYLTSLHEIYPVKHEFAGYPAAMTLADRVHSDHDIAPLEASKSYPDSIDKVLHFSGKARDIQDFESFLEQAQAANIQNLLLLTGDKLKEHHNGRDGQPRSRYLESVNAVMAAKQHGGFRIGVAFNPFKYVEAERDAQYLKLHKKIKAGADFIITQLGYDIEALKQAKSFLMKHAYSQQILACVMPLTLGRANFMVKHKVAGIVITPHMLKVLADEKQAGHTDRVYLRCALQILICKHLGFAGIHLSACHKPEEQMLLESYIEQYRHLELKALEELWNSLWQVTTGKEFSPEISRFSRQPTSKQLIKYRQLHVMHEAMFGSKIAKGVGRFIFKASFWENSLVAKVLIKTEVLSKHSLVGCESCGQCRLSDTLYICPETCPKGLANGPCGGTTLDRCEFGDRECIHSVKARLAKAVEQTEILKEKLIPTVPIETRGTSSWKNWYLVTEA
- a CDS encoding helix-turn-helix domain-containing protein, translating into MTALLEKDFSPSEFTLFSEILWKLGSGKGQYNLRENIIADIAILLRADFAASYIWDSRHNLSKDGVIWKIDPKAMEDYECIWQFDDPITAQLHKLQKPTFVNEVMPLADLKKTGYYNEFLKTYGLYHGINIYFVRNGMDIGDLRIWRAQDADMFGEREKRILNLLEPYFTQALPLDLSTQYGLTPREQEVVHLVSKGLSDKEVASLLGIGFTTLRTHLNNAMRKIGCNNRTEMALLVQH